The DNA sequence AGAAAAATTGAAATTTTTTGAGTAGATTTATTGATAAATTTTTCAAGCATATGTGAACATATGGTTGAAAAATTTAACGATAAAGATGTCAAAAAAGACAATTTTAACAAGCAAATGTAATTACGCAAGAAGTCTATTACTGTAAAGTACCATTTTCCGGAATAAGTTACGTAAAAACCCTGCGTAATTCATGCAATAATAGGTCAATCCTTTCCTGCAAGTGTTTTCCTGTATTTCGGTAAATTGCAAGTACGCGATATTGAGAGGTTGCTGGTTGCCACATCACAGGATGTAGGTGATTTTTTTTTGCTAAAAAATCCGGTAAAAAACCTATTTCCTGTGATTCTGAGCAAATATTGGCAATGAGCGACCAACTTGGAATACGGGATTTTACTGGAATGGAATATCCGTGAACTTGTTGCCAACTCTGCTGTAAGGACAAAACTTCCATCTGATCTTCAGGAAGTAAAACTGGTTTTAGAGATGCGTCTTTATCGCTAGAGTAAAGTTGAAAATGGCCTTTCCCGACTTCAGCGGCGATAACGCCTTTCCAGGGAGCATTATCGAGAACAAGAGCAATATCTGCTTCATCATGCAAAATAGCTGCATATGCGTGATCTGGTCGCATGTGCTTGAAATCAATGTTGTCAATGGAGAGAAGAGCCGGCACTGCAATTTGTGCAATCGCATGGGTTGTAACAAGACGTACGGGAATCTGGTTTTTTGAAATAATCAGATCTCGGAGTTGTTTGACCCAATTTTCTAGACGTGGAAAGAGAATTTGCCCTTCCCGTGTGAGCCGGAATTGCCGTTTTTCATGGGTGCATAACGAGATTCCAAACGCAGCTTCAACTCGTTGAATTGCCGTACTTGCTGCACTTTGACTCAGGTGATGAAATGAGGCTGATTTTCCGAGATTCTTCATATGGGCTGTTGTAATAAATAACTCCACATCAGCGACGCGTAAATTTTTTAACGAGTTTTCAAGTTTCTGCAATAATTTTTCCTCTATCAATTGAGTAGTATTAACATTGTTTGTCGATTCTTTCACAAAAACCCCCTCGCTTTCAAATCGATTTTTTCGATATTAGAAATCGAATATATCAACGGTACAAATAAAAACCAAGGAGTTATGCTGTTGTTTTTGATAAAGGAGTTAGATTTATGGATAATACAAGTAGTATATTGCGATTTCTTCAGTCGATTTGTCGATTTAATTTTGGGAATTTTGAAAAAGAGGAATTTAAAAAATTCATTAGGATGGGCGTGATTTTTGCATTAATGATTGGAGTATATTGGACATTGCGTCCGCTTAAAGACGCAGTGTTTATTCAACTTGTGGATAAATTACAGCTACCCTTTGCGAAAACTGTTTCGGTTTTTGCTCTTTTGCCACTGGTGATGTTTTATACAAGGCTGCTTGAAAAAACCTCGAGAGAAAAGATGCTTGTCATTTTGCCAGTCTTTTACGGAATTGCGGTTGTTGTTTTCAGTATTTTGATGATGTGGTTTCAGGCTCCTGCTGAGGTAATTGCTAGCCGTTCCTTCTTGTTCTTGGCGGCTACTAAGGTGGTTGGTTATGTGTTTTATGTTTTCGTAGAGAGTTTTGGTTCCTTGATGATCGCTCTTTTTTGGGCATTTGCGACCGATACAACGAATGCGATTTCAGCAAAAAAGGGATTTCCTCTCGTAGTAGCCATTGGTCAAATAGGAGGAATCATTTTTCCCTATAGCATAGGAGGACTTCCTCATCGACTTGGATTATCGACAGACGCATTGTCTATGATGTGCTTGGGTGTTATAACGTTGCTCATTGTGCCTATGGTGCGCTATTTTTTGAGAGCAACTCCAAGCCAGTTACTCACGTCTTTTCATGGCAAGAATGAGGCAGCAGTAGAAAGCAAGCAAGAACCGGGGTTTTTAGAAGGTTTGAAATTGCTCCTTAAGAATCGATATCTTCTTGGTATTTTTGCAGCTAATTTCATCTACGAAGTCGTGGTTACTATTTTTGATTTTAATTTTAAAATTGCAGCAAGCTCGGAGTATTCTGGTGTTGCACTCAGCAACTACTTAAGCATTTACGGTTCAAGTGTGAATATTGTATCTTTGCTCTGCCTGTTGCTAGGGATTAGCAATGTAACTAGATTTTTAGGGGTTGGTGTCGCATTGGCTGCTATGCCTGTCATTGTTGGAGGAGCCCTCTTAGGATTTTTGAGTTTAAACTCGCTCTCCTTTCTCTTTGCCCTCATGGTGGGCTCAAAAGCGATCAATTACGCACTCAATGGCCCAGCTCTTAAACAGCTCTATATCCCAACAACTCCTGATGTGAAATTTAAGGCTCAAGCGTGGATAGAGACATTCGGTTCACGTTCATCTAAACAAGCGGGATCAGTATTTAACATGTCTCTTGCCCCACTTCAAACTGCTTTTGGGACACTGGCAGGTAAGTCGCACTACTTGATGTTAAGCGGGGCCTTGTGTTTCCCGTTACTGGGCTTATGGCTGTTCATCGCTATCTTTTTGGGCAGGTCTTTTCGAAAAGCCATTCATGGGAATACTGTGATTTGTTGATGTATTTTGCATCTTGCAGCCAGCCTATTTTGAAGTTTTTACGTAACCTCAGTTTTACGCCGTTTATAGAAGGTACAGGGCATATGATTTGGGTGGAGAATCCTTTGTTTTAATAAACTTGCGTTAGTTCATAAGCTGGGAAACTAAAACAAAGAACACGTACTGGTTCATCACTTGCTGACTTGAGCTGATGTACATGATCTGGATAGATCACGAGCGACTCTCCTGTTGATAAAACTTGAAGGATTTCTTCAGACTCAATAGCTAGTTTGCCTCCTACAACAATAAAAACCTCTTTTTCAATTTGGTGAAAATGTTTTGGAGAATCATGGATTTCCAATAGAGCTGCGCTCCATTTCATGTTTGTTTGAGTTCCATTAATAAGCTCATAAACAGCATAGTCTCCTGCATCGATCTTAGATTTAAAATGCTTTGGGTCTAGTGCTGGAAGAGCATCGATTAGAGGAGGATTCCACTTGGGTATTTCTCTAGAAGGAATGTCTTCAAAGACATCTTCTGGATATTGAAATCCTGGCAGATTGATTGCAAAGAATTGTACAGTGCCCTCAGGGATTAGTGAATGAGTAACTCCTGGATTAATACAAAGAAATTCGCCTTCTTGTAGAAGTAAAACTTGCTTGTTTCCATAAAGACATTTTAACACACCTTCTACGACTAAGATGATTTGTTTTTGAATCTTGTGATAATGTGGTGGTATTGATTCAGCTAGCTTAAATAATTCACATTTCCATCCTTGTCCAGCTCCAGTAGGGACAACAGGATAGATAGTGAGGTTTTCATTCACTTGGATTGCTTCTGTCACTGCCAATATATCTAGCATTGTTACCTCAAATACGAAAGAGTGCTTAATAGGCATTTTAAAATGAATTCTTGTTGTTGTCTATTAGAAAAGATCTTTAAGGAATTCTTCTGTTCTTATTTGCCTTGCAAACAAGAGGCTTTAGTTGCTATCCTGCCCCTTCTTTTTCCTTAAGTTAGTAAATTGAGATAGTCTTTATGAGAAAAATGATAGGCAAGTATTTTATATTTTTTGTGTTAGTTTGCATCCCTTTGGGAGTGTTTGCAGCAGAACAAGCTATAAAGCAAACACACAAGCCCCCAATTCTTACTACTACAGCCATTATTGAAATATATGAAGCTGGACAGTTCAAAGGTATTGTTTTAATTGAGCGTGGAAAAGCTCCTTTTGGAAAAGCAATCCCAGGAGGAAAGGTGGAGTATGGAGAAACTGTTGAAAATGCAATAAGGCGAGAAATGATGGAAGAAGTTAATCTCGACTTGAATGATCTAAGACAATTTCATGTTTACTCAGATCCTACAAGGGATTTTAGACACCATTCAGTGGAGGTGGCTCACGTTGCTAAGGCATATCAAGAGCCTATGGCTGGTGACGATGCAGCTAAAGCCTTCATTGTGAAGCTAGAAGATATTCCGTGGGATGAGCTTGCGTTTGACCATGCTCAGGTTCTGAAAGACTATGTTGAATGGAGAAATGGCAACAGTTCATTATCCATGCCTAAGATTTGAGGTAATATTTAGAGATTGAAAAGTGGGGTTGTATATGCGTAAAGGATTGTGGTTTTTTGTTTCTTTTTGTTTTATTTCGAGATTACTTTGTGGAGATCAAATCTTTGAAGGAAAAGATCATGATGAAATACGAATTAGTGTTGTAAAACAAGTTCAAGATATTGATCTAGAAAGAAGTCAGGAGGTTTTAGTTAGAAGTTTTATGGGGGTTTATGAAGATGTCCCTCTCATAGAACTGAGCCCTCAATTTAAATCGATTGGCGATGTAAGACGTTTTTATGAGAGCTATTTTAAAGAAGAATTAGAACATTTCAAAGAAGGTCATTTATTTTGGGTACAAGCATTTTTAAATGGCAAACTTGTTGGGTGGGCTACTTTTGAACTAGAGCCTTTAGAACCAAATGCAGCTTATATGAATCTTCTTATTGTTGCTCCAGAATATCAAAGAATGGGAATTGGCAAGTATTTAGCTTTTTCAATATGTTCAGAAGAACTATTTCCAAATATACAAGCTATAAATTTGCTCATAAGGAAAGTCAATATAGAAGGCTACAATTTCTACTATAAATTAGGGTTTTTTGAGTTTGATTATCATCGTGATAACTTTGTAGATACATCTCTTCTAACGGGTCTAAGATGGGAAAAACAAGATCATTACCTTTTCTGATGCTGTGATAGCATCATGACTTGGGTTTTCCCCTGTACTGGATCTGGTATAATTTAATACAATCAAAATTTGATAAATTTTAGAGGGATTGAAGAAATATTTGGACATTAAATTAAGTTTGATTAAAGATGTTTCTTACCTAAATTGTCTGAAATGGAGTTAGAGGGTTGATAAAGGCATTTTTTCTTATGGTACTTGTTGCATTAAGTGCTCTTTTGCATGCCATTGAAAAAGAACGTGTTTCTGTTTTTGCCGATTTACTTGTTTGGAATGCAACAGAAAGTGGTGCAGACAATTGGGCCCAAGTGTTTTCAACGAGTGGCTTCTCTCCAACCATCGATGTATTAGATGTTGCCTTTGATTGGAATCCAGGTATCCGCTTGGGGCTGAATTGGGATATGGGATATGATGGGTGGGATACGCAATTTTTTTATACTTGGTTTTGTACGCATGGCTATGATCAAGATATGGCGCCAGCAGGTGGCTATGTTGCCTCGTCGTTTATAGGTAATTTTTTTGCAAACAATTCGGGTGGTACTGGCCTGAGTGGTCCTAAATATCAGTCTGCTAATATTAAGTGGAGCCTTTATTTTAGTATTTTTGACTGGGAATTGGGACGTAATTTTCAAGTAGCTAACATTCTTACTTTAAGGCCCTTTATAGGTCTTAAAGGGGGATGGATCAATCAACGTATCGATTCTAATTGGCAAAACCCAATCGATACAACACCTTCTTTTACTTCTGCTGTAGAGAATTTAAAGAATGATTTTTGGGGAATTGGTCCAAGTTTGGGTCTTAATACAAAATGGGACTTGGGCTCCTCTTTCCATTTCTTTGGTGATTTTTCCGGAGCACTTTTGTGGGGGCATTGGACTTTTGCCGATCTTTACCAAAACAATGTTCCAGAATCAGTAACCGTTAATCTTTCTAATATTAATGGCGTGGCCCCTATGACAAGGGCCTTCATGGGCTTTGGATGGCAGAAATGTTGGAGTGGGTCTCGCATTTGCATGCGTTTGGGCTATGAAATGCAATTTTGGCTAAATCAGCTGCAATATTACGTGTATAATACAGCTAGATTAAACAATCAGCTTTCATTCCAAGGAGGAGTCTTTGATTTTTGTTATGACTTCTAAAATGAATAAATTGTTTATCTTGATCTTTTTATTGTTTACAGTAGGTGCTCAGTGCAGACAGTGGGATGTTTTTGCAGATCTACTCGTTTGGAATATCTCTGAACAAACG is a window from the Chlamydiales bacterium genome containing:
- a CDS encoding Lpg1974 family pore-forming outer membrane protein; this translates as MVLVALSALLHAIEKERVSVFADLLVWNATESGADNWAQVFSTSGFSPTIDVLDVAFDWNPGIRLGLNWDMGYDGWDTQFFYTWFCTHGYDQDMAPAGGYVASSFIGNFFANNSGGTGLSGPKYQSANIKWSLYFSIFDWELGRNFQVANILTLRPFIGLKGGWINQRIDSNWQNPIDTTPSFTSAVENLKNDFWGIGPSLGLNTKWDLGSSFHFFGDFSGALLWGHWTFADLYQNNVPESVTVNLSNINGVAPMTRAFMGFGWQKCWSGSRICMRLGYEMQFWLNQLQYYVYNTARLNNQLSFQGGVFDFCYDF
- a CDS encoding GNAT family N-acetyltransferase gives rise to the protein MRKGLWFFVSFCFISRLLCGDQIFEGKDHDEIRISVVKQVQDIDLERSQEVLVRSFMGVYEDVPLIELSPQFKSIGDVRRFYESYFKEELEHFKEGHLFWVQAFLNGKLVGWATFELEPLEPNAAYMNLLIVAPEYQRMGIGKYLAFSICSEELFPNIQAINLLIRKVNIEGYNFYYKLGFFEFDYHRDNFVDTSLLTGLRWEKQDHYLF
- a CDS encoding cupin domain-containing protein, encoding MLDILAVTEAIQVNENLTIYPVVPTGAGQGWKCELFKLAESIPPHYHKIQKQIILVVEGVLKCLYGNKQVLLLQEGEFLCINPGVTHSLIPEGTVQFFAINLPGFQYPEDVFEDIPSREIPKWNPPLIDALPALDPKHFKSKIDAGDYAVYELINGTQTNMKWSAALLEIHDSPKHFHQIEKEVFIVVGGKLAIESEEILQVLSTGESLVIYPDHVHQLKSASDEPVRVLCFSFPAYELTQVY
- a CDS encoding Npt1/Npt2 family nucleotide transporter, which encodes MDNTSSILRFLQSICRFNFGNFEKEEFKKFIRMGVIFALMIGVYWTLRPLKDAVFIQLVDKLQLPFAKTVSVFALLPLVMFYTRLLEKTSREKMLVILPVFYGIAVVVFSILMMWFQAPAEVIASRSFLFLAATKVVGYVFYVFVESFGSLMIALFWAFATDTTNAISAKKGFPLVVAIGQIGGIIFPYSIGGLPHRLGLSTDALSMMCLGVITLLIVPMVRYFLRATPSQLLTSFHGKNEAAVESKQEPGFLEGLKLLLKNRYLLGIFAANFIYEVVVTIFDFNFKIAASSEYSGVALSNYLSIYGSSVNIVSLLCLLLGISNVTRFLGVGVALAAMPVIVGGALLGFLSLNSLSFLFALMVGSKAINYALNGPALKQLYIPTTPDVKFKAQAWIETFGSRSSKQAGSVFNMSLAPLQTAFGTLAGKSHYLMLSGALCFPLLGLWLFIAIFLGRSFRKAIHGNTVIC
- a CDS encoding NUDIX hydrolase, yielding MRKMIGKYFIFFVLVCIPLGVFAAEQAIKQTHKPPILTTTAIIEIYEAGQFKGIVLIERGKAPFGKAIPGGKVEYGETVENAIRREMMEEVNLDLNDLRQFHVYSDPTRDFRHHSVEVAHVAKAYQEPMAGDDAAKAFIVKLEDIPWDELAFDHAQVLKDYVEWRNGNSSLSMPKI
- a CDS encoding LysR family transcriptional regulator; protein product: MKESTNNVNTTQLIEEKLLQKLENSLKNLRVADVELFITTAHMKNLGKSASFHHLSQSAASTAIQRVEAAFGISLCTHEKRQFRLTREGQILFPRLENWVKQLRDLIISKNQIPVRLVTTHAIAQIAVPALLSIDNIDFKHMRPDHAYAAILHDEADIALVLDNAPWKGVIAAEVGKGHFQLYSSDKDASLKPVLLPEDQMEVLSLQQSWQQVHGYSIPVKSRIPSWSLIANICSESQEIGFLPDFLAKKNHLHPVMWQPATSQYRVLAIYRNTGKHLQERIDLLLHELRRVFT